In Mycteria americana isolate JAX WOST 10 ecotype Jacksonville Zoo and Gardens chromosome 3, USCA_MyAme_1.0, whole genome shotgun sequence, a single genomic region encodes these proteins:
- the CYRIA gene encoding CYFIP-related Rac1 interactor A isoform X3, whose amino-acid sequence MGNLLKVLTCTELDQGPNFFLDFENAQPTDGEREVWNQISAVLQDSESMLADLQAYKGAGQEIRDAIQNPNDIQLQEKAWNSVCPLVVRLKRFYEFSLRLEKALQSLLESLTCPPYTPTQHLEREQALAKEFAEILHFTLRFDELKMRNPAIQNDFSYYRRTISRNRINNMHLDIENEVNNEMANRMSLFYAEATPMLKTLSNATTHFVSENKTLPIENTTDCLSTMASVCKVMLETPEYRSRFTSEETLMFCMRVMVGVIILYDHVHPVGAFSKTSKIDMKGCIKVLKEQPPDTVEGLLNALRFTTKHLNDESTSKQIRAMLQ is encoded by the exons atGCACAGCCCACAGATGGAGAAAGGGAGGTATGGAATCAGATCAGTGCAGTTTTACAGGACTCGGAAAGTATGCTTGCAGACCTTCAGGCTTACAAAGGAGCTGGTCAAGAAATTAGAGAT gcaATACAAAACCCCAATGATATCCAGTTGCAAGAAAAAGCATGGAATTCAGTATGCCCTCTGGTTGTAAGGCTGAAGCGCTTTTATGAATTTTCACTCAGATTAG AGAAAGCCCTGCAGAGCTTATTGGAGTCCTTGACGTGCCCACCTTATACTCCAACTCAGCACCTGGAACGGGAACAGGCTCTAGCAAAAGAGTTTGCAGAAATCTTACATTTTACTCTTCGTTTTGATGAACTTAAg ATGAGAAACCCAGCAATTCAGAATGACTTCAGTTATTATAGGCGGACAATAAGTCGCAACAGAATAAACAACATGCAT CTAGACATTGAGAATGAAGTAAACAATGAAATGGCCAATAGGATGTCCCTGTTTTATGCAGAAGCCACACCAATGCTGAAAACACTCAGTAATGCAACTACACATTTTGTATCAGAA AACAAAACGTTACCAATTGAAAATACAACGGACTGTCTAAGTACTATGGCTAGTGTATGTAAAGTCATGTTGGAAACACC AGAGTACAGGAGTAGATTCACCAGTGAAGAGACCCTCATGTTCTGCATGCGAGTAATGGTGGGAGTTATTATTCTGTACGATCACGTTCATCCTGTGGGAGCTTTCTCAAAGACATCAAAGATTGAT ATGAAGGGATGCATAAAAGTTCTAAAGGAACAACCACCTGACACTGTGGAAGGACTTCTGAATGCTCTCAG GTTCACTACAAAACACCTGAATGATGAATCTACTTCAAAACAAATTCGAGCTATGCTGCAGTAG
- the CYRIA gene encoding CYFIP-related Rac1 interactor A isoform X2, with amino-acid sequence MGNLLKVLTREIENYPHFFLDFENAQPTDGEREVWNQISAVLQDSESMLADLQAYKGAGQEIRDAIQNPNDIQLQEKAWNSVCPLVVRLKRFYEFSLRLEKALQSLLESLTCPPYTPTQHLEREQALAKEFAEILHFTLRFDELKMRNPAIQNDFSYYRRTISRNRINNMHLDIENEVNNEMANRMSLFYAEATPMLKTLSNATTHFVSENKTLPIENTTDCLSTMASVCKVMLETPEYRSRFTSEETLMFCMRVMVGVIILYDHVHPVGAFSKTSKIDLVQFIYYCSIVACFCSQMKGCIKVLKEQPPDTVEGLLNALRFTTKHLNDESTSKQIRAMLQ; translated from the exons atGCACAGCCCACAGATGGAGAAAGGGAGGTATGGAATCAGATCAGTGCAGTTTTACAGGACTCGGAAAGTATGCTTGCAGACCTTCAGGCTTACAAAGGAGCTGGTCAAGAAATTAGAGAT gcaATACAAAACCCCAATGATATCCAGTTGCAAGAAAAAGCATGGAATTCAGTATGCCCTCTGGTTGTAAGGCTGAAGCGCTTTTATGAATTTTCACTCAGATTAG AGAAAGCCCTGCAGAGCTTATTGGAGTCCTTGACGTGCCCACCTTATACTCCAACTCAGCACCTGGAACGGGAACAGGCTCTAGCAAAAGAGTTTGCAGAAATCTTACATTTTACTCTTCGTTTTGATGAACTTAAg ATGAGAAACCCAGCAATTCAGAATGACTTCAGTTATTATAGGCGGACAATAAGTCGCAACAGAATAAACAACATGCAT CTAGACATTGAGAATGAAGTAAACAATGAAATGGCCAATAGGATGTCCCTGTTTTATGCAGAAGCCACACCAATGCTGAAAACACTCAGTAATGCAACTACACATTTTGTATCAGAA AACAAAACGTTACCAATTGAAAATACAACGGACTGTCTAAGTACTATGGCTAGTGTATGTAAAGTCATGTTGGAAACACC AGAGTACAGGAGTAGATTCACCAGTGAAGAGACCCTCATGTTCTGCATGCGAGTAATGGTGGGAGTTATTATTCTGTACGATCACGTTCATCCTGTGGGAGCTTTCTCAAAGACATCAAAGATTGAT ctaGTGCAATTCATATATTATTGTTCAATAGTGGCATGCTTCTGTTCCCAGATGAAGGGATGCATAAAAGTTCTAAAGGAACAACCACCTGACACTGTGGAAGGACTTCTGAATGCTCTCAG GTTCACTACAAAACACCTGAATGATGAATCTACTTCAAAACAAATTCGAGCTATGCTGCAGTAG
- the CYRIA gene encoding CYFIP-related Rac1 interactor A isoform X4, protein MGNLLKVLTREIENYPHFFLDFENAQPTDGEREVWNQISAVLQDSESMLADLQAYKGAGQEIRDAIQNPNDIQLQEKAWNSVCPLVVRLKRFYEFSLRLEKALQSLLESLTCPPYTPTQHLEREQALAKEFAEILHFTLRFDELKMRNPAIQNDFSYYRRTISRNRINNMHLDIENEVNNEMANRMSLFYAEATPMLKTLSNATTHFVSENKTLPIENTTDCLSTMASVCKVMLETPEYRSRFTSEETLMFCMRVMVGVIILYDHVHPVGAFSKTSKIDMKGCIKVLKEQPPDTVEGLLNALRFTTKHLNDESTSKQIRAMLQ, encoded by the exons atGCACAGCCCACAGATGGAGAAAGGGAGGTATGGAATCAGATCAGTGCAGTTTTACAGGACTCGGAAAGTATGCTTGCAGACCTTCAGGCTTACAAAGGAGCTGGTCAAGAAATTAGAGAT gcaATACAAAACCCCAATGATATCCAGTTGCAAGAAAAAGCATGGAATTCAGTATGCCCTCTGGTTGTAAGGCTGAAGCGCTTTTATGAATTTTCACTCAGATTAG AGAAAGCCCTGCAGAGCTTATTGGAGTCCTTGACGTGCCCACCTTATACTCCAACTCAGCACCTGGAACGGGAACAGGCTCTAGCAAAAGAGTTTGCAGAAATCTTACATTTTACTCTTCGTTTTGATGAACTTAAg ATGAGAAACCCAGCAATTCAGAATGACTTCAGTTATTATAGGCGGACAATAAGTCGCAACAGAATAAACAACATGCAT CTAGACATTGAGAATGAAGTAAACAATGAAATGGCCAATAGGATGTCCCTGTTTTATGCAGAAGCCACACCAATGCTGAAAACACTCAGTAATGCAACTACACATTTTGTATCAGAA AACAAAACGTTACCAATTGAAAATACAACGGACTGTCTAAGTACTATGGCTAGTGTATGTAAAGTCATGTTGGAAACACC AGAGTACAGGAGTAGATTCACCAGTGAAGAGACCCTCATGTTCTGCATGCGAGTAATGGTGGGAGTTATTATTCTGTACGATCACGTTCATCCTGTGGGAGCTTTCTCAAAGACATCAAAGATTGAT ATGAAGGGATGCATAAAAGTTCTAAAGGAACAACCACCTGACACTGTGGAAGGACTTCTGAATGCTCTCAG GTTCACTACAAAACACCTGAATGATGAATCTACTTCAAAACAAATTCGAGCTATGCTGCAGTAG
- the CYRIA gene encoding CYFIP-related Rac1 interactor A isoform X1, with protein sequence MGNLLKVLTCTELDQGPNFFLDFENAQPTDGEREVWNQISAVLQDSESMLADLQAYKGAGQEIRDAIQNPNDIQLQEKAWNSVCPLVVRLKRFYEFSLRLEKALQSLLESLTCPPYTPTQHLEREQALAKEFAEILHFTLRFDELKMRNPAIQNDFSYYRRTISRNRINNMHLDIENEVNNEMANRMSLFYAEATPMLKTLSNATTHFVSENKTLPIENTTDCLSTMASVCKVMLETPEYRSRFTSEETLMFCMRVMVGVIILYDHVHPVGAFSKTSKIDLVQFIYYCSIVACFCSQMKGCIKVLKEQPPDTVEGLLNALRFTTKHLNDESTSKQIRAMLQ encoded by the exons atGCACAGCCCACAGATGGAGAAAGGGAGGTATGGAATCAGATCAGTGCAGTTTTACAGGACTCGGAAAGTATGCTTGCAGACCTTCAGGCTTACAAAGGAGCTGGTCAAGAAATTAGAGAT gcaATACAAAACCCCAATGATATCCAGTTGCAAGAAAAAGCATGGAATTCAGTATGCCCTCTGGTTGTAAGGCTGAAGCGCTTTTATGAATTTTCACTCAGATTAG AGAAAGCCCTGCAGAGCTTATTGGAGTCCTTGACGTGCCCACCTTATACTCCAACTCAGCACCTGGAACGGGAACAGGCTCTAGCAAAAGAGTTTGCAGAAATCTTACATTTTACTCTTCGTTTTGATGAACTTAAg ATGAGAAACCCAGCAATTCAGAATGACTTCAGTTATTATAGGCGGACAATAAGTCGCAACAGAATAAACAACATGCAT CTAGACATTGAGAATGAAGTAAACAATGAAATGGCCAATAGGATGTCCCTGTTTTATGCAGAAGCCACACCAATGCTGAAAACACTCAGTAATGCAACTACACATTTTGTATCAGAA AACAAAACGTTACCAATTGAAAATACAACGGACTGTCTAAGTACTATGGCTAGTGTATGTAAAGTCATGTTGGAAACACC AGAGTACAGGAGTAGATTCACCAGTGAAGAGACCCTCATGTTCTGCATGCGAGTAATGGTGGGAGTTATTATTCTGTACGATCACGTTCATCCTGTGGGAGCTTTCTCAAAGACATCAAAGATTGAT ctaGTGCAATTCATATATTATTGTTCAATAGTGGCATGCTTCTGTTCCCAGATGAAGGGATGCATAAAAGTTCTAAAGGAACAACCACCTGACACTGTGGAAGGACTTCTGAATGCTCTCAG GTTCACTACAAAACACCTGAATGATGAATCTACTTCAAAACAAATTCGAGCTATGCTGCAGTAG
- the CYRIA gene encoding CYFIP-related Rac1 interactor A isoform X5, translated as MLADLQAYKGAGQEIRDAIQNPNDIQLQEKAWNSVCPLVVRLKRFYEFSLRLEKALQSLLESLTCPPYTPTQHLEREQALAKEFAEILHFTLRFDELKMRNPAIQNDFSYYRRTISRNRINNMHLDIENEVNNEMANRMSLFYAEATPMLKTLSNATTHFVSENKTLPIENTTDCLSTMASVCKVMLETPEYRSRFTSEETLMFCMRVMVGVIILYDHVHPVGAFSKTSKIDLVQFIYYCSIVACFCSQMKGCIKVLKEQPPDTVEGLLNALRFTTKHLNDESTSKQIRAMLQ; from the exons ATGCTTGCAGACCTTCAGGCTTACAAAGGAGCTGGTCAAGAAATTAGAGAT gcaATACAAAACCCCAATGATATCCAGTTGCAAGAAAAAGCATGGAATTCAGTATGCCCTCTGGTTGTAAGGCTGAAGCGCTTTTATGAATTTTCACTCAGATTAG AGAAAGCCCTGCAGAGCTTATTGGAGTCCTTGACGTGCCCACCTTATACTCCAACTCAGCACCTGGAACGGGAACAGGCTCTAGCAAAAGAGTTTGCAGAAATCTTACATTTTACTCTTCGTTTTGATGAACTTAAg ATGAGAAACCCAGCAATTCAGAATGACTTCAGTTATTATAGGCGGACAATAAGTCGCAACAGAATAAACAACATGCAT CTAGACATTGAGAATGAAGTAAACAATGAAATGGCCAATAGGATGTCCCTGTTTTATGCAGAAGCCACACCAATGCTGAAAACACTCAGTAATGCAACTACACATTTTGTATCAGAA AACAAAACGTTACCAATTGAAAATACAACGGACTGTCTAAGTACTATGGCTAGTGTATGTAAAGTCATGTTGGAAACACC AGAGTACAGGAGTAGATTCACCAGTGAAGAGACCCTCATGTTCTGCATGCGAGTAATGGTGGGAGTTATTATTCTGTACGATCACGTTCATCCTGTGGGAGCTTTCTCAAAGACATCAAAGATTGAT ctaGTGCAATTCATATATTATTGTTCAATAGTGGCATGCTTCTGTTCCCAGATGAAGGGATGCATAAAAGTTCTAAAGGAACAACCACCTGACACTGTGGAAGGACTTCTGAATGCTCTCAG GTTCACTACAAAACACCTGAATGATGAATCTACTTCAAAACAAATTCGAGCTATGCTGCAGTAG